From Endozoicomonas sp. 8E, the proteins below share one genomic window:
- a CDS encoding WD40 repeat domain-containing protein, which translates to MDCINSDARTGGPLSSTTDESRPGTPSGTSASRDVIECDKNEFSLLLHLPPGEQSRIFTCLRAHDIAQLSRVNSRINNRLKNDDAMARAWYRQFASTHQALLKTIVTTKDKEELQKWLQRFTKDGALVKSIMDRQASIHFPALFFSTLTKLMSECKTFKLETKATLPCNGGADSATFSADGCYLVNTGYKTVEIYGRESDGSWEAKGTICHYGQVMSVTFSADSRYVLTATYEGETKIYGRKDERSWEEKATISHDEWVTSATFSTDGRYVVTASADGRAKIYGQEDDETWTEKAIIRHDYLVNTATFSADGRYVVTADQDNKAKIYGIKNDGSWEEKAIITHEDSVESATFSADGRYVVTTSDDRKVKIYGLEADGSWEEKAIITHNGEVNSATFSSDSRYLATAGDDGRAVIYGLNKDGSWTEKTTISHDGWVYSALYSPDNRQVVTCSQDFTAKIYDLKDDGSWEEKAILSHENKVYSAKFSPDSRYVVTRDEDDTVKIYGQKLNGSWEEKTTVSHDMDIISATFSIDGRHVITASVDGTAKIYGQTSDGSWQEKAIISHNAGILSAAFSADGLVLTIHPDGMVKITELKMNE; encoded by the coding sequence ATGGATTGCATAAATAGCGATGCCCGTACTGGTGGTCCACTTTCATCAACAACAGATGAATCTCGACCAGGAACGCCAAGTGGTACCTCTGCGAGCAGAGACGTCATTGAATGTGACAAGAATGAGTTTTCATTATTACTCCATTTGCCACCGGGAGAACAATCCAGAATTTTTACCTGTTTGCGGGCTCATGATATTGCTCAATTATCGCGGGTAAATTCACGCATCAACAACAGACTCAAAAATGATGATGCAATGGCAAGGGCATGGTATCGCCAGTTTGCTTCAACACACCAGGCTCTATTAAAGACAATCGTTACTACAAAAGATAAAGAGGAACTACAGAAATGGTTGCAGCGTTTTACAAAGGATGGGGCTTTAGTCAAGTCAATCATGGATCGCCAGGCCAGTATTCACTTTCCTGCTTTGTTCTTTTCCACTCTCACCAAACTGATGTCTGAATGTAAAACATTTAAATTAGAGACAAAAGCCACCCTCCCCTGTAATGGCGGGGCCGATTCCGCTACCTTCAGTGCCGATGGCTGCTATCTGGTGAACACCGGGTATAAAACGGTGGAAATCTATGGCCGGGAGAGCGATGGATCCTGGGAAGCAAAAGGCACTATCTGCCACTATGGCCAAGTCATGTCAGTCACCTTCAGTGCCGATAGTCGTTATGTGCTGACTGCCACCTATGAGGGCGAGACGAAAATCTATGGCAGGAAGGACGAACGATCATGGGAAGAAAAAGCCACTATTTCCCATGATGAGTGGGTCACATCAGCCACCTTCAGTACCGATGGCCGCTATGTGGTGACCGCCAGCGCAGATGGCAGGGCGAAAATTTATGGCCAGGAGGACGATGAGACATGGACAGAAAAAGCCATCATTCGCCACGATTATTTAGTCAATACGGCCACCTTCAGCGCTGATGGTCGCTATGTAGTGACCGCCGACCAGGACAACAAAGCGAAAATCTACGGCATCAAAAATGATGGTTCTTGGGAAGAAAAAGCCATTATTACCCACGAAGACTCTGTTGAATCAGCCACCTTCAGTGCCGATGGTCGCTATGTGGTGACGACCAGTGACGATCGCAAGGTAAAAATCTATGGCCTGGAGGCCGATGGATCATGGGAAGAAAAAGCTATCATTACCCACAATGGAGAGGTCAACTCAGCCACATTCAGCTCCGATAGCCGCTATTTGGCGACCGCCGGTGATGATGGCAGGGCAGTCATCTATGGCCTGAATAAAGACGGATCATGGACAGAAAAAACCACCATTTCTCATGATGGTTGGGTCTACTCAGCCCTCTACAGCCCCGACAACCGCCAGGTGGTGACCTGCAGTCAAGATTTCACGGCGAAAATCTATGACTTGAAGGACGATGGATCATGGGAAGAAAAAGCCATCCTTTCCCATGAGAATAAGGTCTACTCAGCCAAATTCAGCCCCGATAGCCGCTATGTGGTCACCCGCGATGAAGATGACACGGTGAAAATCTATGGCCAGAAGCTCAATGGATCCTGGGAAGAAAAAACCACCGTTTCCCATGATATGGATATTATATCAGCAACTTTTAGCATCGATGGCCGCCATGTGATCACCGCCAGTGTAGATGGCACTGCGAAAATTTATGGCCAGACAAGCGATGGATCATGGCAAGAAAAAGCCATCATTTCCCATAATGCCGGGATCCTGTCAGCCGCCTTCAGCGCCGATGGTCTGGTGTTGACCATCCATCCCGATGGAATGGTGAAAATTACTGAACTAAAGATGAATGAATGA
- a CDS encoding F-box/WD repeat-containing protein codes for MHFIKSLSCFGGSLSSTADQSRSERRSGTAMHRNVFIHKRKKPSPLLRLPEELQSKIFTYLQAHDIAKLAQVNSHINNTIKKGDLIAKAWCRRFALSYQTLLKTTLTSKDKNQLEGWLRRFTKNEALIKSIMDRQESKYFPVLFLSTVTKLMSECETFKLETKATFPAFGKSNFFKFSPDGHHVIIPIDKETVKIYGKKDGGSWEEKITISHDDWVRSVTFSANSRHVVTTSDDKTAKIYDLSTDGSWVEKATISHVKSVFKGTFSPDDCYVVTASIDGKAKIYGKQDDGSWVEKAIISHDDCVNSAIFSADGLYMMAIEHRRAIIYGKQDDGSWVKKAIISHYKPVRSAKFSADSRHLVTVSDDHMVKINGLKADGSWEQTNIIPHFHKLNSAKFSNDSRHLVTCSNDGTATIYGKQDDGSWRIEIIIYHEDRVFSATFSPDSRRVLTCGDDDKLKIFSQEVNGSWKVEAVISRLERFFSAQFSHDSRHVFIDSGNYTVKICGQKANGSWEEKASFSHELAINSIDISPDSRHLVTASTDGTAKIYGQTSHGTWKEKATIISEQFNAINLVIFSADGHVLTVHEDNTAKITELRMNELMTD; via the coding sequence ATGCATTTTATAAAAAGCCTTTCCTGTTTTGGTGGCTCACTTTCATCAACAGCGGATCAATCTCGATCAGAAAGAAGAAGTGGTACCGCTATGCATAGGAACGTCTTTATACATAAAAGGAAAAAGCCTTCGCCATTGCTCAGATTGCCCGAGGAACTTCAATCCAAAATTTTTACTTATTTGCAGGCTCATGATATTGCCAAATTAGCGCAGGTAAATTCACATATTAACAACACTATCAAAAAGGGTGATTTAATAGCAAAGGCATGGTGTCGCCGGTTTGCTTTATCGTACCAGACGCTACTGAAGACAACCCTCACTTCAAAGGACAAAAATCAACTCGAGGGTTGGTTGAGGCGCTTTACAAAAAATGAGGCATTAATCAAATCAATCATGGATCGCCAAGAGAGCAAGTATTTTCCTGTTTTGTTCCTTTCCACTGTCACTAAACTGATGTCTGAATGTGAAACATTTAAATTAGAGACAAAAGCCACATTCCCCGCTTTTGGTAAATCGAACTTCTTTAAGTTCAGCCCCGATGGCCACCATGTGATAATCCCTATTGACAAAGAAACAGTGAAAATCTACGGCAAGAAGGACGGTGGATCATGGGAAGAAAAAATCACTATCTCTCATGATGACTGGGTCAGGTCGGTCACTTTCAGCGCCAATAGCCGCCATGTGGTGACCACAAGTGACGATAAAACCGCAAAAATTTATGACCTGAGTACCGATGGATCATGGGTAGAAAAAGCCACTATTTCCCATGTTAAATCTGTCTTTAAAGGCACCTTCAGCCCCGATGACTGCTATGTCGTGACTGCCAGTATAGATGGCAAGGCGAAAATTTATGGCAAGCAGGACGATGGGTCATGGGTAGAAAAAGCCATCATTTCCCATGACGACTGTGTCAACTCAGCCATATTCAGCGCCGATGGCCTCTATATGATGGCCATTGAACATCGCAGAGCAATAATCTATGGCAAGCAGGACGATGGGTCATGGGTAAAAAAAGCTATTATTTCCCATTACAAACCTGTCAGGTCAGCTAAATTCAGCGCCGATAGCCGCCATTTGGTGACCGTCAGTGACGATCACATGGTAAAAATCAATGGCCTCAAGGCCGATGGATCATGGGAACAAACAAACATCATTCCCCATTTTCATAAGCTCAACTCAGCCAAATTTAGCAACGATAGCCGCCATTTGGTAACCTGCAGTAACGATGGCACCGCGACAATCTACGGCAAGCAGGACGATGGATCATGGCGGATAGAAATCATCATTTACCATGAGGATAGAGTCTTCTCAGCCACCTTCAGTCCCGATAGCCGTCGTGTGTTGACCTGCGGTGACGATGACAAGTTGAAAATCTTTAGCCAAGAAGTCAATGGATCATGGAAAGTAGAAGCTGTCATTTCCCGATTAGAAAGGTTCTTCTCAGCCCAATTCAGCCATGATAGCCGCCATGTGTTCATCGACAGCGGAAATTACACGGTGAAAATATGTGGCCAGAAGGCTAATGGAAGCTGGGAAGAAAAAGCCAGTTTTTCCCACGAACTAGCAATTAATTCAATAGACATTAGCCCCGATAGCCGCCATTTGGTTACCGCCAGTACCGATGGCACGGCGAAAATTTATGGCCAGACAAGCCATGGAACATGGAAAGAGAAAGCCACCATCATTTCCGAGCAATTCAACGCAATCAATCTCGTCATCTTCAGTGCCGATGGCCATGTATTGACCGTCCATGAAGATAACACGGCAAAAATAACTGAACTGCGGATGAATGAGTTAATGACTGACTGA
- a CDS encoding efflux RND transporter permease subunit gives MNENKGAIAWMARDKITPNLLMLFLIIGGLFVTWGIKKEIMPEFNVDRIEVAVSYSGATPEEIDLSIVLPVENAIRGIEGIDEINSTSVSGSASVTVKVMEGYDANQMLQEIDQAVNRLTTLPEESEKPRISVKSRKREVMEIMIYGDVDKRILRTLTENVRDRLLQDPGLTQIELDMEPGHEIQISIDQDQLQRYGLTLGEVSEAISQQAFDQTSGEINAIGGDISVRVQERREQVDTFRDVPIKSMTSGSTLKLGDITTLSHEFDDDGMEARYNGQLAAGLTVYRVGEQTPIGVSDTVRHILPDIRAELPPGVSIDITDDDSVNFKNQMNLLLKNAFLGLLLVLVLLSLFLEYRLAFWVTMGIPTSFLGAMLLLPGMDVSINIISMFAFIIALGIVVDDAIIAGENIYHRRQEGMSFSRAAILGARDVAVPLTFSILTNMVAFLPILTLPGMLGKLQQATPLVVISVFAISWIEALFILPAHLGQTKDRPKGKAGQWLDSVQQSADKRLMSFIDTRYKPALNSVLNHKYLSLSVALAIVVLVGAWQASGRLGFYLMPRTDASFVRVIATLPYGSPESKIRETLAIIEAGAQKLALENGGDKLVSGLTTIIENEVIRVSLNLTAPDVRPINTAEVAKLWREANGEMTDLLSITYTTTGHGPGGDPALTVELSHSDTEVLRQASEFLSRQLRQFSGVTDISSSFASGNPQLDIRISQEGMALGLTADDISKQLRNALFGVTAIKQQEGRNEVSVKVMLNEALRQSEADLLNMMIRTDDGSYMPLTRVASIGHSIAPSTVIRRDGNRTVDITAEVNPRGSTPQIISSLQKDVFEELLAKYPGLQIDLGGDQKRAAKSMSALLKSSLLAMLLIYALLAIPFQSFTQPLLVMAAIPFGLVGAFLGHMILGYTLSMISFMGVIALCGVVVNDSLILLTTYNKHRKDGKDWREAINQAATRRFRPIILTTLTTFGGLAPMIFETSREAQMLIPMAISLGFGILFATFITLAIIPCLIGVGHDIKSRLKWEAGQAY, from the coding sequence ATGAACGAAAATAAAGGCGCTATCGCGTGGATGGCTCGTGACAAGATCACTCCGAATCTCCTGATGCTCTTTCTGATTATTGGCGGCCTGTTTGTCACCTGGGGCATCAAGAAAGAAATTATGCCGGAATTCAATGTTGATCGGATCGAGGTCGCTGTCAGTTATTCGGGCGCAACACCCGAAGAGATCGATCTGAGTATTGTGCTGCCTGTTGAAAATGCCATCCGAGGCATTGAAGGCATTGATGAGATCAACTCAACTTCGGTTTCAGGCTCAGCCTCAGTCACCGTCAAAGTGATGGAAGGGTACGATGCCAACCAGATGCTTCAGGAAATTGATCAGGCAGTAAACCGGCTCACCACGCTACCGGAAGAATCTGAAAAACCCCGGATATCCGTCAAGAGTCGTAAAAGAGAAGTCATGGAAATCATGATCTACGGTGATGTCGACAAGCGGATTTTGCGTACTCTGACAGAAAACGTTCGCGACCGCTTACTGCAAGACCCCGGACTCACCCAGATTGAGCTGGATATGGAACCAGGGCATGAGATTCAGATCAGCATCGATCAAGATCAGCTACAACGTTATGGATTGACTCTGGGGGAGGTCTCCGAAGCTATCAGTCAACAGGCATTCGATCAAACTTCCGGAGAAATTAACGCTATCGGGGGCGACATCAGTGTAAGGGTTCAGGAACGTCGTGAACAGGTTGACACTTTTCGTGATGTTCCGATCAAATCAATGACCAGTGGCAGCACGCTGAAACTGGGAGACATTACCACACTCAGCCATGAATTCGACGATGACGGTATGGAAGCACGTTATAACGGTCAGCTGGCAGCCGGACTGACTGTTTACCGTGTAGGAGAACAAACGCCCATCGGTGTATCGGATACCGTAAGGCATATTCTTCCTGATATAAGGGCGGAACTACCTCCCGGAGTGAGCATCGATATCACCGATGATGACTCGGTAAACTTCAAAAACCAGATGAACCTGCTGTTGAAAAATGCATTCCTGGGGCTGCTGCTGGTGCTGGTTCTTCTAAGCCTGTTTCTGGAGTACCGCCTGGCCTTCTGGGTCACTATGGGGATTCCGACATCCTTCCTTGGAGCTATGCTATTACTGCCCGGAATGGATGTTTCCATCAACATTATTTCCATGTTTGCCTTTATCATCGCCCTTGGAATAGTGGTGGATGATGCCATTATTGCCGGTGAAAACATCTACCATCGTCGTCAGGAAGGAATGAGCTTTTCCAGAGCAGCTATTCTTGGCGCCAGAGACGTTGCCGTACCACTGACGTTCAGTATCCTAACCAATATGGTAGCCTTTCTCCCGATTCTGACCCTGCCCGGTATGCTGGGTAAGCTACAGCAGGCCACTCCGCTGGTGGTCATCAGCGTATTCGCTATTTCATGGATCGAGGCCCTGTTTATTCTCCCCGCCCATCTTGGACAAACGAAAGACAGGCCAAAAGGTAAAGCAGGTCAATGGCTGGATAGCGTTCAACAAAGTGCCGACAAACGTCTAATGTCGTTTATAGACACAAGATACAAGCCAGCACTAAACAGCGTTCTTAATCATAAATACCTGTCACTTTCCGTTGCCCTGGCTATTGTGGTGCTGGTTGGAGCATGGCAAGCCAGCGGCAGGCTGGGCTTTTATCTGATGCCCAGAACCGATGCCAGCTTTGTCAGGGTCATCGCGACCCTCCCATACGGTAGTCCAGAAAGTAAAATCAGGGAAACTCTGGCAATCATTGAAGCTGGCGCTCAGAAGCTGGCCCTGGAAAATGGCGGCGATAAACTGGTTAGCGGCCTCACAACCATCATTGAGAACGAGGTGATTAGAGTTTCTTTGAACCTGACGGCTCCTGATGTACGTCCAATCAATACGGCTGAAGTTGCCAAACTGTGGCGGGAAGCCAATGGTGAGATGACCGACCTGCTGAGTATCACTTACACAACGACGGGTCATGGACCGGGAGGTGATCCTGCCCTGACCGTTGAACTGAGCCACAGCGACACCGAGGTCCTTCGTCAGGCCAGTGAATTCCTCTCACGGCAACTGCGACAGTTTAGCGGAGTCACGGATATCTCCAGCAGTTTTGCCAGTGGTAATCCTCAGCTGGATATCCGTATCAGTCAGGAAGGCATGGCACTGGGACTCACTGCTGATGATATTTCAAAGCAATTGCGCAATGCTCTCTTTGGAGTCACTGCTATAAAACAACAGGAAGGAAGAAACGAAGTTTCGGTAAAAGTCATGTTGAACGAAGCACTGAGGCAGAGTGAAGCCGATCTTCTCAATATGATGATTCGTACTGACGACGGCAGCTACATGCCTCTGACGCGTGTCGCATCCATTGGCCATAGTATTGCACCATCAACTGTAATCCGCAGGGATGGTAACAGAACCGTTGATATTACCGCAGAAGTGAACCCCAGAGGCTCTACACCTCAGATCATCAGCTCTTTGCAAAAAGATGTGTTTGAGGAGCTTTTGGCAAAGTATCCGGGACTGCAAATCGACCTGGGAGGAGACCAGAAACGTGCGGCAAAAAGCATGAGTGCACTGTTGAAGTCGAGCCTGCTGGCCATGCTTCTGATCTACGCTCTACTGGCTATACCTTTCCAGAGCTTTACCCAGCCGCTGCTGGTTATGGCAGCTATTCCCTTTGGACTGGTAGGCGCTTTCCTGGGTCATATGATACTGGGTTACACCCTGAGTATGATCAGTTTTATGGGCGTCATAGCACTCTGTGGTGTTGTTGTGAACGACAGCCTAATTCTACTCACTACCTACAACAAGCACAGAAAAGATGGAAAAGATTGGAGAGAAGCGATTAATCAGGCTGCAACCCGACGATTCCGCCCCATTATCCTGACGACACTGACCACTTTTGGTGGACTAGCTCCGATGATTTTCGAAACGTCCCGCGAAGCTCAAATGCTCATCCCCATGGCGATCTCCCTGGGCTTTGGTATTCTCTTTGCCACATTTATCACCCTGGCCATCATTCCCTGTCTGATTGGCGTTGGGCACGATATCAAAAGTCGGCTTAAGTGGGAGGCAGGGCAAGCTTATTGA